A portion of the Desmodus rotundus isolate HL8 chromosome 8, HLdesRot8A.1, whole genome shotgun sequence genome contains these proteins:
- the RNF139 gene encoding E3 ubiquitin-protein ligase RNF139 has product MAAVGPPQQQVRMARQRVWAALEVALRVPCLYIIDAIFNSYYDSSQSRICIGVQIFLRLLGIFLSSVVLILSQRSLFKFYTYSAASLLAATSVLVNYYAALHIDFYGAYNTSAFGIELLPRKGPSLWMALIVLQLTLGIGYVTLFQIHSIYSQLIILDLLVPVIGLITELPLHIRERLVFTSSLILILNTVLVLAMKLKWFYYSTRYVYLLVRHMYRIYGLQLLMEDTWKRIRFPDILRVFWLTRITCQATVLMYILRMANETDSFFISWDDFWDLISNLIISGCDSTLTVLGMSAVISSVAHYLGLGILAFIGSTEDDDRRLGFVAPVLFFILALQTGLSGLRPEERLIRLSRNMCLLFTAVLHFIHGMTDPVLMSLSASHVSSFRRHFPVLFVSACLFILPFSLGRILWHRYELNTWLFAVTAFCVELCLKVIVSLTVYTLFMIDGYYNVLWEKLDDYVYYVRSTGNIIEFIFGVVMFGNGAYTMMFESGSKIRAFMMCLHAYFNIYLQAKNGWKTFMNRRTAVKKINSLPEVKGSNLRGIGDVCAICYQEFASSARVTRCNHYFHALCLRKWLYIQDTCPMCHQKVYIEDIKNNSDIPNNSGFIAPNENPEEAVREAAAESDRELNEDDSTDCDDDVQRERNGVIQHTDTAAEEFNEDSD; this is encoded by the exons ATGGCGGCGGTGGGGCCCCCGCAGCAGCAGGTGCGGATGGCCCGTCAGCGGGTTTGGGCGGCGCTCGAAGTGGCGCTCCGTGTGCCCTGCCTCTACATCATCGACGCCATCTTCAACTCCTACTACGATTCCAGCCAAAGCCGGATCTGCATCGGGGTCCAGATCTTCCTCCGGCTTCTGG gtaTATTTTTATCCAGTGTTGTTCTGATACTGTCACAGCGATCACTTTTCAAGTTTTACACGTACAGTGCAGCCTCTCTGTTAGCTGCAACTTCAGTGTTGGTAAATTATTATGCTGCTTTGCACATTGACTTCTATGGTGCCTACAACACATCAGCTTTTGGAATTGAGCTGCTTCCTCGCAAAGGGCCCTCACTATGGATGGCACTCATTGTTCTACAGCTAACACTTGGAATTGGATATGTCACACTATTCCAAATTCATTCCATCTATTCACAATTAATTATTTTGGATCTCTTGGTTCCTGTAATAGGCTTAATCACAGAGCTACCATTACACATCCGAGAGAGATtagtttttacttcttccttgatTCTTATATTAAACACAGTGCTTGTCTTGGCAATGAAACTTAAGTGGTTTTATTATTCTACACGGTATGTTTATCTTTTAGTGAGGCACATGTATCGAATTTATGGATTACAGTTACTAATGGAGGACACATGGAAGAGGATTCGTTTCCCAGATATACTGAGAGTATTTTGGCTAACAAGAATTACATGTCAGGCTACAGTGTTAATGTACATTTTAAGGATGGCAAATGAAACtgattccttctttatttcttggGATGATTTCTGGGACCTCATTAGCAATCTTATCATTAGTGGATGTGATTCCACACTAACTGTCCTGGGCATGAGTGCGGTAATCTCCTCCGTAGCCCATTACCTGGGCCTTGGAATATTGGCCTTTATCGGATCAACAGAAGATGACGACAGGCGGCTTGGCTTTGTAGCAcctgttctattttttattttggctcTTCAGACTGGTTTGAGTGGGCTACGGCCAGAAGAGAGACTTATTCGCTTGAGTAGAAACATGTGCCTTTTGTTTACTGCAGTCCTGCACTTCATCCACGGAATGACAGACCCTGTACTAATGTCTCTCAGTGCCTCTCACGTGTCATCTTTTCGTAGACATTTTCCTGTGCTCTTTGTCTCTGCTTGcctatttattcttcctttttcactCGGTCGTATTCTTTGGCATCGTTATGAACTAAACACATGGTTGTTTGCAGTTACAGCATTTTGTGTGGAACTCTGCTTAAAAGTAATCGTTTCTCTCACTGTTTATACACTATTCATGATTGATGGCTACTACAATGTCCTCTGGGAAAAGCTTGACGATTATGTCTACTATGTTCGTTCAACAGGCAATATTATTGAATTTATATTTGGAGTAGTAATGTTTGGAAATGGGGCTTATACTATGATGTTTGAATCTGGAAGTAAAATTCGGGCTTTTATGATGTGTCTACATGCATATTTTAACATCTACTTACAAGCAAAAAATGGCTGGAAGACATTTATGAATCGTAGGACTGCtgttaagaaaattaattcaCTTCCTGAAGTAAAAGGGAGCAACTTACGAGGAATAGGTGATGTCTGTGCAATCTGCTATCAAGAGTTTGCATCATCTGCTCGTGTCACACGGTGTAATCACTATTTTCATGCACTTTGCCTTCGGAAATGGCTGTACATTCAAGATACTTGTCCAATGTGCCATCAAAAAGTATACATCGAAGATATCAAGAATAATTCAGATATACCTAACAACAGTGGATTTATTGCACCCAATGAAAATCCAGAGGAAGCTGTAAGAGAGGCTGCTGCTGAatctgacagggaattgaatgAAGATGACAGTACAGATTGTGACGATGAtgttcaaagagaaagaaatggagtgaTTCAGCACACAGATACAGCAGCCGAAGAATTTAATGAGGACAGTGACTGA